Proteins from a genomic interval of Oncorhynchus clarkii lewisi isolate Uvic-CL-2024 chromosome 13, UVic_Ocla_1.0, whole genome shotgun sequence:
- the LOC139424727 gene encoding cysteine-rich protein 2-binding protein-like, whose product MMESGGEQRGQVEDEAMCTSASEGLEEGEVEGETLLIVESEDQASVDLSHDQSGDSLNSDLGEDAEGGWNEDMAFYCDKCHKWIPIAQLHGEQPSYLKGDNFFKFTCYDCTEDFKETFERMRLTWQQVVMLAMYNLSLEGTGRQGYFRWKEDICAFIGRHWTFLLGTRKKTSTWWSTVAGCLSVGSPTFFRSGAQEFGEPGWWKLVQNRPPTLRPDGDKSSVASLKSKAASKPTLDPIITVEGLRKRVGRNPVESAMQLKEKRSRTHEAKDIRRAQKEAAGYMDHSASSTAVKFSGRGGGRRPDLVLEKGEVVDFSSMSSSDRTPLTSPSPSPSPDFSAPGTPASHSATPSLLSEADLIPDVMPPMALFHDDEELDGEGVIDPGIEYIPSPSMSLGTGALVVRKKLRPGVAGAHIKQEAESDDEEGRGRDEEDDERRGRGEGQSNVVRGARGGAERRRGALTEKGKGSPPSEPQFAPLSLYEERVLLRRLEACPQALAVTAQAKRLHRKLLVRKAKRQRGLPLLDIDQVVSATLSLVGGLYGSQEGGQGRYEGSGAGKYRTTSQDLRILDRFQTTVSSRRGYHQPTVSFWHRLMGSDASVDQGIKSPYTSRTLKPFIRRDYENKPMKLKLLAEIRAYPHRKDPCWVTKPEAPIDYCYVRPNHIPSVNSMCHDIFWPGVDLSECLQYPDFSVVVLYKKVVIGFGFMVPDVKYNEAYISFLLVHPEWRRAGIATFMIYHLIQTCMGKDVTLHVSASNPAMLLYQKFGFKTEEYILDFYDKYYPLDSKECRHAFFLRLRR is encoded by the exons ATGATGGAAAGTGGTGGTGAGCAGAGGGGCCAAGTGGAAGATGAGGCCATGTGCACCTCTGCCTCGGAGGGGCTGGAGGAGGGTGAGGTGGAGGGTGAGACGCTGCTCATCGTGGAGTCGGAAGACCAAGCCTCGGTGGATCTCTCGCACGACCAGAGCGGTGACTCGCTCAACAGCGATCTGGGGGAGGACGCCGAGGGTGGCTGGAACGAGGACATGGCTTTCTACTGCGACAAGTGCCACAAGTGGATCCCCATCG CTCAGCTACACGGAGAGCAACCCAGCTACCTGAAAGGAGACAACTTCTTTAAGTTCACCTGCTATGACTGTACAGAAGATTTTAAGGAGACCTTTGAGAGGATGAGACTCACCTGGCAACAG GTGGTTATGTTGGCCATGTACAATCTTTCTTTGGAGGGCACGGGGCGTCAAGGCTACTTTAGATGGAAAGAGGACATCTGTGCCTTTATTGGGAGACACTGGACCTTCCTACTGGGCACCAG AAAGAAGACTTCCACATGGTGGAGCACGGTGGCGGGCTGTTTGTCGGTGGGGAGCCCCACGTTCTTCCGCTCAGGGGCCCAGGAGTTTGGCGAGCCGGGCTGGTGGAAGCTGGTGCAGAACCGTCCACCCACCCTGCGCCCAGATGGAGACAAGTCCTCGGTGGCCTCCCTAAAATCTAAAG CTGCCTCCAAGCCAACCCTGGACCCCATCATCACGGTGGAAGGCTTACGGAAGCGCGTGGGCCGGAATCCGGTGGAAAGCGCCATGCAGCTGAAAGAAAAGCGCTCACGCACCCACGAGGCTAAGGACATCCGGCGGGCGCAGAAGGAGGCGGCGGGGTACATGGATCACAGCGCCTCCTCCACGGCTGTCAAGTTCAGCGGCCGTGGTGGCGGGCGGAGACCCGACTTGGTCCTGGAGAAAGGCGAGGTGGTGGACTTCTCCTCAATGAGCTCATCGGACCGAACACCACTCACCAGCCCCTCGCCGTCGCCCTCTCCGGACTTCTCTGCACCCGGCACCCCCGCCTCCCACTCAGCCACGCCCAGCCTGCTGTCGGAGGCTGACCTCATCCCTGACGTCATGCCACCGATGGCGCTCTTTCACG ATGACGAGGAGCTGGACGGCGAAGGCGTCATCGATCCCGGCATCGAGTACATCCCCTCACCCAGTATGTCCCTGGGCACTGGCGCCCTTGTCGTTCGCAAAAAGCTGCGGCCTGGGGTTGCAGGGGCGCACATcaagcaggaagcagagagtgACGACGAGGAGGGCCGCGGCCGGGATGAAGAAGACGACGAGAGGCGGGGGCGCGGCGAAGGCCAATCCAATGTGGTCAGGGGGGCGCGGGGTGGtgcggagaggaggaggggggcctTAACAGAGAAGGGGAAGGGTTCCCCCCCTTCAGAGCCCCAGTTTGCCCCCCTCAGCCTGTATGAGGAGCGTGTGCTGCTGCGGCGCCTGGAGGCTTGTCCGCAAGCGCTGGCGGTGACTGCGCAGGCCAAGCGGCTGCACAGGAAGCTACTGGTGAGGAAGGCCAAGCGCCAGAGAGGGCTCCCCCTGCTGGACATCGACCAGGTGGTCAGCGCCACCCTCAGTCTGGTGGGAGGGTTGTACGGGTCCCAGGAGGGGGGACAGGGCCGCTACGAGGGCTCCGGCGCGGGGAAGTACCGCACCACCAGCCAGGACCTCCGAATCCTCGACCGCTTCCAG ACAACGGTGTCCAGCAGAAGAGGGTACCACCAGCCCACAGTGTCCTTCTGGCACCGCCTCATGGGCTCCGACGCCAGCGTAGACCAAGGCATCAAGAGCCCGTACACCTCCCGCACCCTCAAACCCTTCATAAG GAGGGACTATGAGAACAAGCCTATGAAGCTGAAGCTGTTGGCGGAGATCCGTGCCTACCCCCACAGGAAGGACCCCTGCTGGGTCACCAAGCCAGAGGCCCCCATCGACTACTGTTACGTCAGGCCCAACCACATCCCCTCTGTTAACTCCATGTGCCACGACATCTTCTGGCcag GTGTGGATCTCTCTGAGTGTCTCCAGTACCCAGACTTCAGCGTAGTGGTCCTTTATAAGAAGGTGGTGATCGGCTTTGGGTTCATGGTGCCGGACGTGAAGTACAACGAGGCCTACATCTCCTTCCTGCTGGTGCATCCCGAGTGGAGGAGGGCTGGGATCGCTACATTCATGATCTACCATCTCATTCAG